Proteins co-encoded in one Oreochromis aureus strain Israel breed Guangdong linkage group 3, ZZ_aureus, whole genome shotgun sequence genomic window:
- the LOC116331592 gene encoding 7SK snRNA methylphosphate capping enzyme-like, whose translation MMSLDKEAVLTHEAPIRLSPVFPAAISLSEQPQLAKPLPIIRAKNGLQPPDDSQPALPAPPPPPPPPPPPTQRIGKRRYSMGVGFKGLTKRRRRANSDCLSESVLPSHFLLGGNIFDPLNLNSLLDEEVNRTTNQETPKCSPLPSRGEHPVEILVPRDITDPLNLKGGGQGGEDGRGVLLSPLKSKRKHRTRHHKVGGGDGEGDKQVAAAPLFPHTGGFRVPLLNKEGSVPPSPLPCELNTAITCRDDVAPSPILPRRHTHPPPGPPHKPGSQGDGRQRKRRRTTSTRSADGAGTTIVTTTAAQPSKFQTPLVGGAKAARCGGPQTGSAHPREKKKKDKHRYQYGNHSRYYGYQGFYGDKWEGRVGAEEDPRLRVLEADWFRDKTVLDVGCGTGHMTLAVARRFNPTHILGVELDKQLVRAAIQNIRHFLSHAMVVEDRGKRKDTVAPPPPQQEGEEGQEELMKEFQQALSLLSFPLSFRVNRGPLSAPPLLSPPSSSSSRFPSNITFIQGDYVSDREAWPGRGHYDVVMCLNVTKWVQLQSGDAGVVRLFKRAYQSLSPGGIFILEPQPWSSYCHSKRASKTTFSHYRSLRLRPEQFTSYLTDSVGFSSYRLITHTGNQRPIYLFHKGSVQKK comes from the exons ATGATGTCATTGGACAAAGAGGCGGTCCTCACCCATGAGGCGCCCATCAGACTCAGCCCCGTCTTCCCCGCTGCCATCAGCCTATCAGAGCAGCCACAGCTGGCTAAACCCCTCCCCATCATCCGGGCTAAAAATGGCCTCCAGCCGCCTGACGACAGCCAGCCGGCCCTTCCGGcgcctccgcctcctcctcctcctcctcctccaccgaCTCAGCGAATCGGGAAGAGGCGTTACTCCATGGGCGTGGGCTTCAAGGGACTGACCAAGCGCCGACGCCGCGCCAACAGCGACTGTCTGTCAGAGTCTGTGTTACCGAGTCACTTCCTGTTGGGTGGGAACATCTTTGACCCGCTGAATCTGAACTCGCTGTTGGATGAGGAAGTAAACAG AACAACCAATCAGGAGACACCAAAGTGCTCACCCCTGCCATCACGGGGCGAACATCCCGTAGAGATCCTGGTGCCTCGTGACATCACTGATCCTCTGAACCTGAAGGGAGGGGGGCAGGGGGGGGAGGATGGACGAGGGGTCCTGCTGTCCCCACTGAAGTCCAAGAGGAAGCACAGGACCCGACACCACAAAGTAGGAGGAGGGGACGGCGAAGGAGACAAGCAGGTGGCAGCAGCGCCGCTGTTTCCCCACACTGGTGGATTCAGAG TACCGTTGTTGAACAAAGAGGGCAGCGTTCCTCCATCTCCTCTCCCCTGTGAGCTCAACACTGCCATCACCTGCCGAGACGACGTGGCCCCGTCCCCCATCCTGCCCAGGAGGCACACCCACCCTCCACCAGGCCCCCCCCACAAGCCTGGGAGCCAGGGTGACGGGCGGCAACGAAAGCGGCGACGCACCACCTCAACGAGGTCGGCAGATGGTGCTGGAACCACCATTGTCACAACGACTGCAGCTCAGCCAAGCAAATTCCAGACACCGTTAGTGGGAGGGGCTAAAGCTGCCAG GTGTGGAGGACCTCAGACTGGTTCCGCTCACcccagagagaagaagaagaaggacaaACACCGCTACCAGTACGGGAACCACAGCCGTTACTATGGCTACCAAGGTTTCTATGGAGACAAGTGGGAGGGGCGGGTTGGGGCAGAGGAAGACCCACGGCTCCGGGTCCTTGAAGCTGATTGGTTCAGAGACAAAACAGTTCTGGACGTGGGCTGCGGCACTGGTCACATGACACTGGCTGTTGCCCGGAGATTTAACCCCACCCACATCTTGGGGGTGGAGCTAGACAAGCAGCTGGTCCGTGCCGCCATACAAAACATTAGACACTTCCTGTCACATGCCATGGTGGTGGAGGACAGAGGGAAGAGGAAAGACACTGTAGCCCCGCCTCCTCCCCAACAGGAAGGGGAGGAGGGGCAGGAGGAGTTGATGAAGGAGTTCCAACAggctctctccctcctctccttcCCTCTGTCCTTCAGGGTGAATCGGGGCCCTCTCTCAGCTCCTCCCCTTCTCTCTcctccatcctcttcctcctccaggtTCCCCAGTAACATCACCTTCATCCAG GGCGACTACGTCTCAGACCGTGAAGCTTGGCCTGGGCGGGGCCATTATGATGTCGTCATGTGTCTCAACGTAACCAAGTGGGTGCAGCTGCAGTCAGGTGACGCAGGTGTGGTTAGACTATTCAAACGAGCCTATCAGAGCCTGTCGCCAGGTGGAATATTTATCCTGGAGCCACAACCATGGAGCAGCTACTGCCACAGCAAGAGAGCCTCG